The Catharus ustulatus isolate bCatUst1 chromosome 26, bCatUst1.pri.v2, whole genome shotgun sequence genome has a window encoding:
- the SFN gene encoding 14-3-3 protein sigma, with protein MARNHQVQKAKLAEQAERYEDMADFMKAVVEHGDELSNEERNLLSVAYKNVVGCQRSAWRVISSIEHKTEEGDDKAQVVNEYREKVEQELNAVCNNVLGLLDKYLIKKDSDTESKVFYLKMKGDYFRYLAEVASGDDRLSTIEKAQEAYQEAMDISKKEMQPTNPIRLGLALNFSVFHYEIANAPEQAISLAKTTFDEAMGDLHTLSEDSYKDSTLIMQLLRDNLTLWTAECAGEDGGEAGEEPKN; from the coding sequence ATGGCAAGGAACCACCAGGTGCAGAAGGCCAAGCTGGCCGAGCAGGCTGAGCGCTACGAGGACATGGCAGACTTCATGAAGGCGGTGGTGGAGCACGGGGACGAGCTGTCCAACGAGGAGCGCAACCTGCTGTCGGTCGCCTACAAGAACGTGGTGGGCTGCCAGCGCTCGGCGTGGAGAGTCATCTCCAGCATCGAGCACAAAACCGAGGAGGGCGACGACAAGGCGCAGGTGGTGAACGAGTACCGGGAGAaggtggagcaggagctgaatgCCGTCTGCAACAACGTGCTGGGCTTGCTGGACAAGTATCTCATCAAGAAGGACAGCGACACCGAGAGCAAGGTCTTCTACCTGAAGATGAAGGGCGACTACTTCCGATACCTGGCCGAGGTGGCCAGCGGGGACGACCGCCTGTCGACGATAGAGAAGGCCCAGGAGGCCTACCAAGAGGCCATGGACATCAGCAAAAAGGAGATGCAGCCCACGAACCCCATCCGCCTGGGGCTGGCCCTCAACTTCTCCGTGTTCCACTACGAGATCGCCAACGCCCCCGAGCAGGCCATCTCGCTGGCCAAGACCACCTTCGACGAGGCCATGGGCGACCTGCACACGCTCAGCGAAGACTCCTACAAGGACAGCACCCTCAtcatgcagctgctcagggacaaCCTCACGCTATGGACAGCCGAGTGTGCCGGCGAAGACGGCGGCGAGGCAGGCGAAGAGCCCAAGAACTGA
- the GPATCH3 gene encoding G patch domain-containing protein 3 isoform X1: MAAPTGTDGDGVPARYCLVSGIPAALRSAQLRAYFSQFLEAGGFLCFHYRHRPERPPAGGGGGASAPRTCSCLVSVRPGRARRFVRMYSGKRWVGPGGASLPGRCLIRRVRLSPATGPEVAPSSQDRAAAGESVTEAELRRLPEFNPPSFMPFGNVGTPLSVFLELIRACRLPPLVIKKLQLDFPRTGSSRRYGNVPFQYQNTETVAEEERVYTAAGDEIMEGEEPMTQPAQPEEDEEEQGREEEESHSDDDNDTCEEWERHEALHEDVTQQQRERERLFEEEIELKWEKGGSGLVFYTDAQFWQEQDGDFDEQTADDWDVDMSIYYDKDGGDKDARDSVQMWLEQRLRDGLEDGAVPGQHIGTFERHTKVRGTPAQGRAVPGQHIGTFERHTKGFGRKVLEQQGWTEGLGLGSSNSGMAEALDNEGQHPRCKRGLGYHGEKLPTFIRRKKPRGDTSVVISTIYDDPEPQDMGDQLLRRQPPTAMKYRQDMAFVRASHPALGSLRAQPH; encoded by the exons atggcggcgcccaCCGGTACCGACGGCGATGGCGTCCCTGCCCGGTACTGCCTGGTGAGCGGCATCCCGGCCGCGCTCCGCTCCGCACAGCTCCGCGCCTACTTCAGCCAGTTCCTGGAGGCCGGCGGCTTCCTCTGCTTCCACTATCGGCACCGGCCCGAGCGCCCGCcagcgggcggcggcggcggggcctCGGCGCCGCgcacctgctcctgcctggtgtCCGTGCGGCccggccgcgcccgccgctTCGTCCGCATGTACTCGGGCAAGCGCTGGGTCGGGCCCGGCGGCGCCTCGCTGCCCGGCCGCTGCCTCATCCGCAGAGTCCGCCTGAGCCCCGCGACAG GCCCCGAGGtggctcccagcagccaggacagggcGGCTGCTGGGGAATCTGTCACCGAGGCCGAGCTGAGGCGCCTGCCCGAGTTCAACCCCCCTTCCTTCATGCCCTTTGGGAACGTGGGCACGCCCCTGAGCGTGTTCCTGGAGCTGATCCGGGCCTGCAGGCTGCCCCCCCTCGTGATtaagaagctgcagctggatttCCCAAGGACTGGCTCATCCCGCAGGTATGGGAATGTGCCCTTCCAGTACCAGAACACCGAGACGGTTGCTGAGGAAGAAAGAGTTTACACAGCTGCAGGGGATGAGATCATGGAGGGAGAGGAGCCCATGactcagccagcccagcccgaggaggatgaggaggagcaggggagggaggaagaggagtcACACTCTGATGAT gacaatGACACGTGTGAGGAGTGGGAGAGGCACGAGGCCCTGCACGAGGACGTGACGCAGCAGCagcgggagcgggagcggctCTTCGAGGAGGAGATCGAGCTCAAGTGGGAGAAGGGCGGCTCTGGCCTCGTGTTCTACACTGATGCCCAGttctggcaggagcaggatggag ACTTTGACGAGCAGACAGCCGACGACTGGGACGTGGACATGAGCATCTACTATGACAAAG ATGGAGGGGATAAGGATGCTCGGGACTCAGTGCAGATGTGGCTGGAGCAGCGGCTGCGGGATGGGCtggaggatggagctgtgccagggcagcacattGGCACCTTTGAGAGACACACCAAGGTGAGAGGGAcacctgctcagggcagggctgtgccagggcagcacattGGCACCTTTGAGAGACACACCAAG ggctTTGGCAGGAaggtcctggagcagcagggctggacagaGGGGCTGGGCCTGGGGAGCAGCAACTCTGGGATGGCCGAAGCTCTGGACAACGAGGGTCAGCACCCCCGGTGCAAGAGGGGGCTGGG CTACCACGGGGAGAAGCTGCCAACTTTCATCAGGAGGAAGAAGCCCCGTGGGGACACTTCTGTTGTCATCTCCACCATCTACGACGACCCTGAGCCCCAGGACATGGGTGACCAGCTGCTCAGGCGCCAGCCCCCCACGGCCATGAAGTACAGGCAGGACATGGCCTTTGTCCGAGCgtcccaccctgccctgggcagcctcaggGCCCAGCCACACTGA
- the ZDHHC18 gene encoding palmitoyltransferase ZDHHC18 isoform X1: MKDCEYRQIPPGAAAAAGPGQAGPLSLSPAGAAGPGAARRPRRKWEVFPGRNRFYCGGRLMLARHSGVFALTLGLILVTSGLFFAFDCPFLASHLTLAIPIIAAVLFFFVISCLLQTSFRDPGILPRATPSEAADLEKRIDSMGSSTYRPPARTMEVVINKYVVKLKYCYTCKMFRPPRTSHCSVCDNCVERFDHHCPWVGNCVGKRNYRYFYAFILSLSFLTAFIFACVVTHLTLRSQRDGFLATLKTTPASVLELVICFFSVWSILGLSGFHTYLVASNLTTNEDIKGSWSNKRGSEFANPYSHKSILTNCCAVLCGPFHPSLIDRRGFIQPDVGTPSSPKSEVPSFGAKTDTSMEDACQDFAISCTA, translated from the exons ATGAAGGACTGCGAGTACCGGCAGATCCCGCccggggcggcggccgcggcgggcCCGGGGCAGGCCGGGCCGCTGTCGCTGTCGCCGGCGGGGGCCGCGGGGCccggggcggcgcggcggcccCGCAGGAAGTGGGAGGTGTTCCCGGGCCGCAACCGCTTCTACTGCGGCGGCCGCCTCATGCTGGCGAGGCACAGCGGCGTCTTCGCCCTCACGCTCGGCCTCATCCTGGTCACCAGCGGCCTCTTCTTCGCCTTCGA ctgCCCCTTCCTGGCCAGTCACCTGACCCTGGCCATCCCCATCATCGCCGCCGTCCTCTTCTTCTTTGTCAtcagctgcctgctccagaCAAGCTTCAGGGACCCAGGGATCCTGCCCAGAGCCACCCCCAGCGAGGCTGCAgacctggagaagagaattg ACAGCATGGGCAGCTCCACGTACCGTCCCCCAGCCCGCACCATGGAGGTGGTGATCAACAAGTACGTGGTGAAGCTCAAGTACTGCTACACCTGCAAGATGTTCCGGCCGCCGCGCACCTCGCACTGCAGCGTCTGCGACAACTGCGtgg AGAGATTTGATCACCACTGCCCCTGGGTGGGCAACTGCGTGGGCAAGCGCAACTACCGCTACTTCTACGCCttcatcctgtccctgtccttcctcACCGCCTTCATCTTCGCCTGCGTCGTCACCCACCTCACCCTGC gCTCTCAGAGGGATGGGTTCCTGGCCACTCTGAAGACAACCCCTGCGAG TGTGCTGGAACtggtgatttgttttttctcagtctGGTCTATTTTGGGCCTCTCAGGTTTTCACACTTACTTAGTCGCCTCCAACCTGACGACGAACGAAGAT ATCAAAGGGTCCTGGTCCAACAAGAGGGGCTCGGAGTTTGCCAACCCCTACAGCCATAAGAGCATCCTCACCaactgctgtgcagtgctgtgtgggCCCTTCCATCCCAG TCTGATAGACAGAAGAGGATTTATCCAGCCGGATGTGGGGACCCCGTCCAGTCCCAAGAGTGAAGTCCCTTCCTTTGGAGCCAAAACTGACACCAGCATG GAGGATGCCTGCCAGGACTTTGCCATTTCCTGCACAGCCTGA
- the GPATCH3 gene encoding G patch domain-containing protein 3 isoform X2: MAAPTGTDGDGVPARYCLVSGIPAALRSAQLRAYFSQFLEAGGFLCFHYRHRPERPPAGGGGGASAPRTCSCLVSVRPGRARRFVRMYSGKRWVGPGGASLPGRCLIRRVRLSPATGPEVAPSSQDRAAAGESVTEAELRRLPEFNPPSFMPFGNVGTPLSVFLELIRACRLPPLVIKKLQLDFPRTGSSRRYGNVPFQYQNTETVAEEERVYTAAGDEIMEGEEPMTQPAQPEEDEEEQGREEEESHSDDDNDTCEEWERHEALHEDVTQQQRERERLFEEEIELKWEKGGSGLVFYTDAQFWQEQDGDFDEQTADDWDVDMSIYYDKDGGDKDARDSVQMWLEQRLRDGLEDGAVPGQHIGTFERHTKGFGRKVLEQQGWTEGLGLGSSNSGMAEALDNEGQHPRCKRGLGYHGEKLPTFIRRKKPRGDTSVVISTIYDDPEPQDMGDQLLRRQPPTAMKYRQDMAFVRASHPALGSLRAQPH, translated from the exons atggcggcgcccaCCGGTACCGACGGCGATGGCGTCCCTGCCCGGTACTGCCTGGTGAGCGGCATCCCGGCCGCGCTCCGCTCCGCACAGCTCCGCGCCTACTTCAGCCAGTTCCTGGAGGCCGGCGGCTTCCTCTGCTTCCACTATCGGCACCGGCCCGAGCGCCCGCcagcgggcggcggcggcggggcctCGGCGCCGCgcacctgctcctgcctggtgtCCGTGCGGCccggccgcgcccgccgctTCGTCCGCATGTACTCGGGCAAGCGCTGGGTCGGGCCCGGCGGCGCCTCGCTGCCCGGCCGCTGCCTCATCCGCAGAGTCCGCCTGAGCCCCGCGACAG GCCCCGAGGtggctcccagcagccaggacagggcGGCTGCTGGGGAATCTGTCACCGAGGCCGAGCTGAGGCGCCTGCCCGAGTTCAACCCCCCTTCCTTCATGCCCTTTGGGAACGTGGGCACGCCCCTGAGCGTGTTCCTGGAGCTGATCCGGGCCTGCAGGCTGCCCCCCCTCGTGATtaagaagctgcagctggatttCCCAAGGACTGGCTCATCCCGCAGGTATGGGAATGTGCCCTTCCAGTACCAGAACACCGAGACGGTTGCTGAGGAAGAAAGAGTTTACACAGCTGCAGGGGATGAGATCATGGAGGGAGAGGAGCCCATGactcagccagcccagcccgaggaggatgaggaggagcaggggagggaggaagaggagtcACACTCTGATGAT gacaatGACACGTGTGAGGAGTGGGAGAGGCACGAGGCCCTGCACGAGGACGTGACGCAGCAGCagcgggagcgggagcggctCTTCGAGGAGGAGATCGAGCTCAAGTGGGAGAAGGGCGGCTCTGGCCTCGTGTTCTACACTGATGCCCAGttctggcaggagcaggatggag ACTTTGACGAGCAGACAGCCGACGACTGGGACGTGGACATGAGCATCTACTATGACAAAG ATGGAGGGGATAAGGATGCTCGGGACTCAGTGCAGATGTGGCTGGAGCAGCGGCTGCGGGATGGGCtggaggatggagctgtgccagggcagcacattGGCACCTTTGAGAGACACACCAAG ggctTTGGCAGGAaggtcctggagcagcagggctggacagaGGGGCTGGGCCTGGGGAGCAGCAACTCTGGGATGGCCGAAGCTCTGGACAACGAGGGTCAGCACCCCCGGTGCAAGAGGGGGCTGGG CTACCACGGGGAGAAGCTGCCAACTTTCATCAGGAGGAAGAAGCCCCGTGGGGACACTTCTGTTGTCATCTCCACCATCTACGACGACCCTGAGCCCCAGGACATGGGTGACCAGCTGCTCAGGCGCCAGCCCCCCACGGCCATGAAGTACAGGCAGGACATGGCCTTTGTCCGAGCgtcccaccctgccctgggcagcctcaggGCCCAGCCACACTGA
- the GPN2 gene encoding GPN-loop GTPase 2 isoform X1, with protein sequence MGVRALSRPVPRECRPNTEGDAVPSQPRASMAESSRGGSLTFGQVVIGPPGSGKTTYCHAMREFLGRLGRRVAVVNLDPANEALPCPCALDIGELVTLEDVMASLGLGPNGGLLYCMDYLAANADWLRQRLQGLRGHYVLFDCPGQVELYTHHQALKDVLAQLAKWNFRLAAVHLVDSHYCTDPGKFISVLCTSLSTMLHVELPHVNVLSKMDLIEQYGKLAFNLDYYTEVLDLSYLVDHLASDPFFRNFRRLNEKLVEVIEDYSLVSFVPLNVQDKQSMRQVVQAVDKANGYSFGDQEQRSLEALMSAAVGADFHFSSTLAVQEKYVQSQDKAVEEEVMDL encoded by the exons ATGGGGGTGCGGGCACTCTCCCGGCCTGTCCCCCGTGAATGCAGACCAAACACTGAAGGAGATGCTGTCCCCTCTCAGCCCAGGGCCAGCATGGCCGAGAGCAGCCGGGGTGGCTCGCTGACCTTTGGCCAGGTGGTCATTGGCCCGCCGGGCTCCGGCAAGACCACCTACTGCCACGCCATGCGGGAGTTCCTGGGCAGGCTGGGCCGGCGCGTGGCCGTGGTCAACCTGGACCCCGCCAACgaggccctgccctgcccctgcgCCCTGGACATCGGCGAGCTGGTCACCCTGGAGGACGTGAtggccagcctggggctgggcccCAACGGGGGCCTGCTCTACTGCATGGACTACCTGGCGGCCAACGCCGACTGGCTGCGCCAGCGGCTGCAGGGCCTGCGCGGCCACTACGTGCTCTTCGACTGCCCCGGGCAGGTGGAGCTCTACACACACCACCAGGCCCTCAAGGACgtccttgcccagctggccaagTGGAATTTCAGG ctggctgcCGTGCACCTGGTGGATTCCCACTACTGCACAGATCCTGGCAAGTTCATCTCCGTGCTCTGCACCTCCCTGTCCACCATGCTGCACGTGGAGCTGCCCCACGTCAACGTCCTGTCCAAGATGGACCTGATCGAGCAGTACGGGAAGCTGG CTTTCAACCTGGACTATTACACCGAGGTCCTGGACCTCTCTTACCTCGTTGACCACCTGGCCTCCGACCCCTTCTTCAGGAATTTCCGCCGCCTCAACGAGAAGCTGGTGGAGGTGATCGAGGACTACAGCCTGGTGTCCTTCGTGCCACTCAATGTCCAG gacaaGCAGAGCATGAGGCAGGTGGTGCAGGCTGTGGACAAGGCCAATGGATATTCCTTCGGGGACCAGGAGCAGCGGAGCCTGGAGGCGCTGATGTCggcagctgtgggtgctgatTTCCACTTCTCCTC caccctggcagtgcaggagaaGTATGTGCAATCCCAGGACAAAGCCGTGGAAGAGGAGGTGATGGATCTGTGA
- the NR0B2 gene encoding nuclear receptor subfamily 0 group B member 2 has product MSTSVDTGCERCQCHGKEKQPAILYTLLSQELRPGAARQRCLCQQRRAVCLRTPHLTCQAASDVLVKTINFMKNVAAFHLLPREDQLLLLHGCWVPLFLLGLVQEMVTFEVMEAPAPSMLKKILLSGQSKGQEPEGTQPTLAAVQRLQWCLNSFWRLDLSPSEYTYLRGAILFNPDIPGLRAPLYIESLQWEAQRALRELLHPEGQARFCRILRVSSSLRSIPAGLVTDLFFRPVIGDAAMGQLLVEMLFEVTGWPQAPWLPLPR; this is encoded by the exons ATGAGCACCAGCGTGGACACGGGGTGTGAGAGGTGCCAGTGCCACGGCAAGGAGAAGCAGCCTGCCATCCTGTACACCctgctgagccaggagctgcggcccggcgcggcccggcagcgctgcctgtgccagcagcgCCGCGCCGTGTGCCTGCGCACGCCGCACCTCACCTGCCAGGCCGCCTCCGACGTGCTGGTCAAAACCATCAACTTCATGAAGAACGTGGCTGCCTTCCACCTGCTGCCGCGGGAggatcagctgctgctgctgcacggctgctgggtgccgctgttcctgctggggctggtgcaggAGATGGTGACCTTCGAGGTGATGGAGGCCCCGGCCCCCAGCATGCTCAAGAAGATCCTGCTCAGCGGCCAGAGCAAAGGGCAGGAGCCCGAGGGGACGCAGCCCACACTGGCGGCCGTGCAGCGCCTGCAGTGGTGCCTCAACAGCTTCTGGAGGCTGGACCTGAGCCCCAGCGAATACACCTACCTGAGGGGAGCCATTCTCTTCAATCCAG ACATCCCGGGGCTGAGAGCCCCGCTCTACATCGAGAGCCTGCAGTGGGAGGCGCAGCGGGCGCTGCGGGAGCTGCTGCACCCCGAGGGCCAGGCGCGCTTCTGCCGCATCCTGCGGGTCAGCTCCTCGCTGAGATCCATCCCCGCCGGGCTCGTCACCGACCTGTTCTTCCGGCCCGTCATCGGGGACGCCGCCatggggcagctgctggtggagaTGCTGTTCGAGGTGACGGGCTGGCCCCAGGCGCcctggctgcccctgccccGCTGA
- the ZDHHC18 gene encoding palmitoyltransferase ZDHHC18 isoform X2 — MKDCEYRQIPPGAAAAAGPGQAGPLSLSPAGAAGPGAARRPRRKWEVFPGRNRFYCGGRLMLARHSGVFALTLGLILVTSGLFFAFDCPFLASHLTLAIPIIAAVLFFFVISCLLQTSFRDPGILPRATPSEAADLEKRIDSMGSSTYRPPARTMEVVINKYVVKLKYCYTCKMFRPPRTSHCSVCDNCVERFDHHCPWVGNCVGKRNYRYFYAFILSLSFLTAFIFACVVTHLTLRSQRDGFLATLKTTPASVLELVICFFSVWSILGLSGFHTYLVASNLTTNEDIKGSWSNKRGSEFANPYSHKSILTNCCAVLCGPFHPSLIDRRGFIQPDVGTPSSPKSEVPSFGAKTDTSMVGGIP, encoded by the exons ATGAAGGACTGCGAGTACCGGCAGATCCCGCccggggcggcggccgcggcgggcCCGGGGCAGGCCGGGCCGCTGTCGCTGTCGCCGGCGGGGGCCGCGGGGCccggggcggcgcggcggcccCGCAGGAAGTGGGAGGTGTTCCCGGGCCGCAACCGCTTCTACTGCGGCGGCCGCCTCATGCTGGCGAGGCACAGCGGCGTCTTCGCCCTCACGCTCGGCCTCATCCTGGTCACCAGCGGCCTCTTCTTCGCCTTCGA ctgCCCCTTCCTGGCCAGTCACCTGACCCTGGCCATCCCCATCATCGCCGCCGTCCTCTTCTTCTTTGTCAtcagctgcctgctccagaCAAGCTTCAGGGACCCAGGGATCCTGCCCAGAGCCACCCCCAGCGAGGCTGCAgacctggagaagagaattg ACAGCATGGGCAGCTCCACGTACCGTCCCCCAGCCCGCACCATGGAGGTGGTGATCAACAAGTACGTGGTGAAGCTCAAGTACTGCTACACCTGCAAGATGTTCCGGCCGCCGCGCACCTCGCACTGCAGCGTCTGCGACAACTGCGtgg AGAGATTTGATCACCACTGCCCCTGGGTGGGCAACTGCGTGGGCAAGCGCAACTACCGCTACTTCTACGCCttcatcctgtccctgtccttcctcACCGCCTTCATCTTCGCCTGCGTCGTCACCCACCTCACCCTGC gCTCTCAGAGGGATGGGTTCCTGGCCACTCTGAAGACAACCCCTGCGAG TGTGCTGGAACtggtgatttgttttttctcagtctGGTCTATTTTGGGCCTCTCAGGTTTTCACACTTACTTAGTCGCCTCCAACCTGACGACGAACGAAGAT ATCAAAGGGTCCTGGTCCAACAAGAGGGGCTCGGAGTTTGCCAACCCCTACAGCCATAAGAGCATCCTCACCaactgctgtgcagtgctgtgtgggCCCTTCCATCCCAG TCTGATAGACAGAAGAGGATTTATCCAGCCGGATGTGGGGACCCCGTCCAGTCCCAAGAGTGAAGTCCCTTCCTTTGGAGCCAAAACTGACACCAGCATGGTAGGAGGCATTCCCTAG
- the GPN2 gene encoding GPN-loop GTPase 2 isoform X2, with product MAESSRGGSLTFGQVVIGPPGSGKTTYCHAMREFLGRLGRRVAVVNLDPANEALPCPCALDIGELVTLEDVMASLGLGPNGGLLYCMDYLAANADWLRQRLQGLRGHYVLFDCPGQVELYTHHQALKDVLAQLAKWNFRLAAVHLVDSHYCTDPGKFISVLCTSLSTMLHVELPHVNVLSKMDLIEQYGKLAFNLDYYTEVLDLSYLVDHLASDPFFRNFRRLNEKLVEVIEDYSLVSFVPLNVQDKQSMRQVVQAVDKANGYSFGDQEQRSLEALMSAAVGADFHFSSTLAVQEKYVQSQDKAVEEEVMDL from the exons ATGGCCGAGAGCAGCCGGGGTGGCTCGCTGACCTTTGGCCAGGTGGTCATTGGCCCGCCGGGCTCCGGCAAGACCACCTACTGCCACGCCATGCGGGAGTTCCTGGGCAGGCTGGGCCGGCGCGTGGCCGTGGTCAACCTGGACCCCGCCAACgaggccctgccctgcccctgcgCCCTGGACATCGGCGAGCTGGTCACCCTGGAGGACGTGAtggccagcctggggctgggcccCAACGGGGGCCTGCTCTACTGCATGGACTACCTGGCGGCCAACGCCGACTGGCTGCGCCAGCGGCTGCAGGGCCTGCGCGGCCACTACGTGCTCTTCGACTGCCCCGGGCAGGTGGAGCTCTACACACACCACCAGGCCCTCAAGGACgtccttgcccagctggccaagTGGAATTTCAGG ctggctgcCGTGCACCTGGTGGATTCCCACTACTGCACAGATCCTGGCAAGTTCATCTCCGTGCTCTGCACCTCCCTGTCCACCATGCTGCACGTGGAGCTGCCCCACGTCAACGTCCTGTCCAAGATGGACCTGATCGAGCAGTACGGGAAGCTGG CTTTCAACCTGGACTATTACACCGAGGTCCTGGACCTCTCTTACCTCGTTGACCACCTGGCCTCCGACCCCTTCTTCAGGAATTTCCGCCGCCTCAACGAGAAGCTGGTGGAGGTGATCGAGGACTACAGCCTGGTGTCCTTCGTGCCACTCAATGTCCAG gacaaGCAGAGCATGAGGCAGGTGGTGCAGGCTGTGGACAAGGCCAATGGATATTCCTTCGGGGACCAGGAGCAGCGGAGCCTGGAGGCGCTGATGTCggcagctgtgggtgctgatTTCCACTTCTCCTC caccctggcagtgcaggagaaGTATGTGCAATCCCAGGACAAAGCCGTGGAAGAGGAGGTGATGGATCTGTGA
- the PIGV gene encoding GPI mannosyltransferase 2 yields the protein MELWSRADPQLREVVWFSVRCRALALLLQAVFNLLIPDHAADAFSPPRLGAQGPWDALLERLLGGLARWDSEHFLFIAEHGYLLEHNCAFLPLFPLSLRLLAALLPWPVQLQPRSRLLLSAVLLNALLAALAAAALLGLGRAVLRNRRQAFLAALLFSVSPAGVFMAAAYSESAFACLAFSAMWRLEKGQGCLSGLLFALAAAARANGVVNAGFFLYSRAKRFAHQLQVGSAPLRELPSLWKQGLSLALSAALMSAGIFLPFALFQCYAYVRFCGPGTGLAQSVPEPLLQLARDKGYRVAGTAGAQPPWCSQRFPVVYSYIQDTYWNVGFLRYFELRQIPNFLLALPVTLLCSWAAWTYVSTNPQHCLTLGLERSKSEEEGKARDGFCGPAAFVYVVHSTALLLFGFSCMHVQVLTRFLGSSSPILYWFSAHLLQEHEPLLWSTETDNPKSGEPLVGKSASSCGKETSDNPVVRLLLNWRSITPLSRSILGFFLGYWLLGLVLHCNFFPWT from the exons atggagctgtggagcagggcagaCCCCCAGCTCCGGGAGGTCGTGTGGTTCTCCGTGCGCTGCcgggccctggcactgctgctgcag GCCGTGTTTAACCTGCTGATCCCGGACCACGCTGCCGACGCCTTCTCCCCTCCTCGCCTGGGCGCCCAGGGCCCTTGGGATGCGCTGCTGGAGCGGCTGCTGGGCGGGCTGGCCCGCTGGGACAGCGAGCATTTCCTGTTCATCGCCGAGCACGGCTACCTGCTGGAGCACAACTGCGCCTTCCTGCCGCTGTTCCCGCTCAGCCTGCGCCTGCTGGCCGCACTGCTGCCGTGGCcggtgcagctgcagccccgcagccgcctGCTGCTCTCGGCCGTGCTGCTCAACGCGCTGCTGGCGGCgctggcggcggccgcgctgctggggctgggccgggccgtGCTGCGGAACCGGCGCCAGGCCTTCCTGGCCGCGCTGCTCTTCTCCGTCAGCCCCGCCGGAGTGTTCATGGCAGCGGCCTACTCGGAGAGCGCGTTCGCCTGCCTGGCCTTCAGCGCCATGTGGCGGCTGGAGAAGGGGCAGGGCTGCCTCAGCGGGCTGCTCTTCGCCCTGGCTGCCGCTGCCCGTGCCAACGGGGTGGTCAACGCCGGCTTCTTCCTCTACTCCCGCGCCAAGCGCTTTGCCCACCAGCTGCAGGTGGGGTCGGCGCCCCTGAGGGAGCTGCCCTCCTTGTGGAAGCAGGGCCTCAGCCTGGCGTTGTCAGCAGCGCTGATGAGTGCTGGCATTTTCCTGCCGTTCGCTTTGTTTCAGTGCTATGCCTACGTGAGGTTCTGCGGCCCCGGCACGGGCCTGGCTCAGAGCGTTCCTgagcccctgctgcagctggcacgGGACAAGGGCTACCGTGTGGCTGGCACggctggggctcagcccccCTGGTGCTCCCAGCGCTTCCCTGTGGTCTATTCCTATATCCAGGACACCTACTGGAACGTGGGCTTTCTGAGGTACTTCGAGCTCAGACAGATCCCCAATTTCTTGCTTGCTCTGCCTGTCACCCTTCTGTGCTCGTGGGCTGCCTGGACCTACGTCAGCACaaacccccagcactgcctgacgcttgggctggagaggagcaagagtgaggaggagggaaaggccAGAGATGGGTTCTGTGGCCCTGCTGCCTTCGTGTACGTGGTGCACAGCACGGCCCTGCTGCTGTTCGGGTTCTCCTGCATGCACGTGCAG GTGCTGACCCGGTTCCTTGgctcctcctctcccatcctGTACTGGTTCTCGGCtcacctgctgcaggaacacGAACCTTTGCTCTGGAGCACAGAGACTGATAACCCAAAATCTGGGGAGCCCCTTGTGGGTAAATCTGCCAGTTCCTGTGGGAAGGAGACCTCGGACAACCCCGTtgtgaggctgctgctgaactGGCGATCGATTACCCCCCTCAGCAGGAGCATCCTGGGCTTCTTCCTGGGCTactggctgctggggctggtccTGCACTGCAACTTCTTCCCATGGACGTAG